In a single window of the Acyrthosiphon pisum isolate AL4f chromosome X, pea_aphid_22Mar2018_4r6ur, whole genome shotgun sequence genome:
- the LOC100163789 gene encoding mitochondrial import inner membrane translocase subunit TIM44: MYSVWRQYRYVYRNTHCLKYYSTSPPQKPNFVMQLIYNIRDEISKSKEMKKNLEQFRAEKKKLEESDNLIKARQKLNTIESETFKVTQQAKNVVNVVMTSVKNKVNQASESDLAKKAGLLSGSISKTVLESGTKIGQSGPVKTFSSTAEAISAQIESDTTSLNSHVYKAPTTLRKRSDLRNQGAIVPNETETGITVHKDSMIYESWKKFKSENAFMQKLSDLKERYDDSDHILARATRSVTDTLSSVFHNAEMSDVVTELCRVEPDFSLVNFIRQCETDIIPNVLEAIAREDLIILKDWCFEAPYRVLSHPVTEHRQKGHQTYCKVLDVHNVDVVTGKLMEHGPVLIISFSAQQIMYIKDVNGLIIEGDPHTVIRVMYTWAMCRDVNEVNPRAAWKLLDIAANSSAQLL, encoded by the exons ATGTATTCTGTTTGGCGACAGTATCGATATGTCTATAGAAAtaca CATTGcttgaaatattattcaacgTCACCTccacaaaaaccaaattttgtcATGCAACTGATCTATAATATAAGGGATGAGATTTCTAAAAgcaaagaaatgaaaaaaaatttggaacaaTTTCGTGCTGAAAAAAAGAAATTGGAAGAATCTGATAACTTAATTAAAGctag acAGAAATTAAACACAATAGAATCAGAAACATTCAAAGTGACTCAGCAAgccaaaaatgttgttaatgTTGTTATGACTTCAGTTAAGAACAAAGTAAACCAAGCTAGTGAATCTGATTTGGCAAAAAAAGCAG GACTATTAAGCGGAAGTATAAGCAAAACAGTACTGGAAAGTGGCACAAAAATTGGCCAGTCTGGTCCTGTCAAGACTTTTTCGAGTACCGCTGAAGCTATTTCAGCTCAAATAGAAAGTGATACAACTTCATTAAATTCacat GTTTATAAAGCACCAACAACTTTGAGAAAACGGTCAGACTTGAGAAACCAAGGAGCAATTGTTCCTAATGAAACAGAAACTGGTATTACTGTTCATAAAGATtcaat gatATATGAAAGTtggaaaaaattcaaatctgaaAATGCTTTTATGCAAAAATTATCAGACTTAAAAGAACGCTATGATGACAGTGATCATATTTTAGCACGAGCTACACGTTCAGTAACTGACACTTTATCATCAGTATTTCATAATGCTGAAATGTCAGATGTAGTAACAGAATTGTGTCGTGTTGAACCTGATTTCAGTTTAGTAAACTTTATTCGTCAGTGTGAAACTGATATCATACCAAATGTGCTAGAAGCTATAGCACGAGAAGatctaattattttgaaagaCTGGTGTTTTGAAGCTCCTTATAGAGTACTATCACATCCTGTTACTGAGCATCGACAAAAAGGTCATCAAACATACTGTAAAGTACTAGATGTACATAATGTGGATGTTGTTACTGGAAAATTAATGGAACACGGtcctgtattaataatatcatttagtGCCCAACAAATCATGTATATTAAAGATGTGAATGGGTTAATCATTGAAGGAGATCCTCATACTGTTATCAGAGTGATGTATACTTGGGCAATGTGCAGAGATGTGAATGAAGTAAATCCACGAGCTGCTTGGAAATTATTAGATATAGCAGCAAATTCCAGTGCACAGTTGTTGTAa